CCTTGACTTTGGGAAGCTTTATCGATTAAAACTTTAGCTTCGTTTCTAATGGTTTCTTCAGCTTCATTGGCTATAGTAATGTAATTTGATGACGTATCATCTGGAGTCGCGATAAACGATTGTATAATTTTTTGTTTTTCATCAAACACTTGTGCTTGTTCTTTTTGCAGTGTTTTAAAGTCTTCGGCATATTCCGAATTTAAAACCAATGCGGTTGCCGTAGGGTTGAAGTTTATAGGGGAGCTGTTAAATTGATAAAACACAAAAACCATAACGCCAACAAGAAGGATAAAAAACTGCATCGGTATTTTTAAAATACCGTTAAAAATGAGTCCCAATTGCATTTCTTTTACCGATTTCCCTGAGAGGTAGCGTTGCACCTGACTTTGGTCGGTTCCAAAATACGAGAGCATTAAAAAAGTACCACCAATAATACCGCTCCAAAAGGTATACCGGTTATTCAGATCGAATGAAAAATCAAGTACTTCCATTTTACCACTAGCTCCAGCGATTTCTAAAGCTTTTGTAAAAGTGATGTCTTGTGGTAGTTTATCAACGATCAAGAAAAAAGCCACTAACATACCAATAAAAATAACGACCATTTGGTGTTTTTGAGTAACGTTAACTGCTCTCGTTCCACCAGAAACGGTATAAACGATAACCAATAAGCCAATGATGATGTTTAGGGTGAGTAAATCCCATCCTAAAACAACCGATAAAATTATAGCAGGAGCAAAAATGGTGATGCCGGCTGCCAAGCCTCGTTGTATTAAAAATAGTATAGCAGCTAGGGTTCTGGTTTTTAAATCAAATCGATTTTCTAAAAACTCATAAGCTGTATAGACTTTTAATCGATGATAAAGCGGAATAAACACCATACAAATAACCACCATGGCAATAGGTAAGCCAAAATAGAATTGTACGAACCCCATGCCGTCGTTAAAGGCTTGTCCTGGTGTTGATAAAAAAGTAATCGCACTGGCTTGAGTTGCCATAACCGATAAACCAATGGTCCACCATTTAGAGGTATTCCCGCCACGAAGATAATCCGTCACGTTTTTACTGCCTCTTGTTTGCCAAGTTCCATAAGCTACAATAGCAATTAGGGTTGAGCATAGTACGGCCCAGTCAATCCAACTTAAAGTTTGCATATTTTAAAAGGATTTTGTGATGAAGTAAAACGCAATGAAATATAGCACATTGACTATTAAAACAACCGAATATAAGGTTAGCCAAGTTTGTTTTGGTGGTTCTTCGTTATTCATAAGTTGGTTTATTTTTCGGTTTGATTAAGGTCTTCTTTGCCTAATGAAATCATATTTGCGAACAAACGGTAGGCTCCAGAAACACCTGATGGAAATTCTCTGAAAAAGCTGAGTCCTGTGTAAATATAGTAGCCTTTACCATATTTAGCGACCAGTAAGCTTCCTTTTTTATCCGATTCCTTTTTATCGTGGATTTCTAAAATAGGGGTAAATTCTTTGGCCCAGCCATTGGGAAAATATAATCCGCGTTCTTGCGTCCAGCCTTCAAAATCTTTTTGAGTGATTTTATTCGGGTAATTTAAAACGGGATGTTTCGGACTTAAAAAGCGAACCTGAGCGTTTTCATCGGTAACACGGTCTCTGGATAAAGTCAGTTTATAAGGTGCGATGTGGTCTACCTTTAAGCGGTGACTCGTATTGTATTGTACAATCATATTTCCGCCTTGAGCTACAAAATCAAAAAGTGTTTGCTGTTTAAACTGTAAGTCATCTAAAGTGTTGTAAGCTCGAATTCCAACAACTACAGCATCAAAATGACTTAAGCTTTCTGCAGAAATTTCAGCAGGTGTTAAAAACTGAACCTCGTATCCAATTTGTTCGAGACTTTCAGGAACCACATCACCGGCACCTTGAATGTAAGCGATATGTTTTCCTTTTTTCTGAATATCCAAGCGCACAACTTTTGTTTCATTAGGTAGTAAAACGGTTTGTTTAGGAATGTGGCTATAATCAATTTCTATAAGCTCTTTATTGTAGGCTTGATTTCCAACGAAAACCATAGGGCTAATATACCCTTCATTACCATTTTTAGGCGGCGTTATCGTGAAATTAAAGTTTTGTTCTTCGCCTTTATGAACAATAGATACGGGTTGTGATTTAGGAAATACTTGCCAACCTTCTGGGTGTTCAATTTCTACAGCACCTTTTAAATTGTCATGTCCCGCTCTAACAATGACTTGGATATTTCTTTTCTCATTGGAATTAAAAATGATGACTTTTTCGGTAATACTAGCTGAAGCTTCTGGGATGATTTCAAACGGACGATACAATTCACCTTTATCGGGTTCGGAGTAACGCTGAATCACGTCTTTTGAAATACTAAAAGGCACATTATTGATGAGTAAGTTAAACTTGACGTTATAGGCTCTAGGGGTTTCTGGAAGGCCAATTAAATCTTTGTTATCCACGTGATACATGCCAAGGCTTCCTTTTTTGTTGAGCCAGTAGGGTGTTGTGGGTTGCTGATTTTCTTTAATATTTAAAACCTCTTCGAAGTTGTATTTTATGTTATTCTTTAAGTCGATATTTTTTGAAACACTAAGTTTTTCTGAAGTTTCATAACTGAGTAAAAGCATCGGTATGTCACTTCGGTTAAGCACTTCGATGTTAATTTTTACAGCTTCGCTAGGTGTCGCCCAATTGGTTTCTGCCGAGGCTTCTAAATACAAACCGGCACACATTTCTATAATATGAATGAGCTCTTTAGATTTTTGAATTTTCCAATGTTCATTATCTGCTTTTTGAAGCAGTTGATAGGCTTTAACCAATTGCGGAATATGCTCTGAAGGGTTTTTAAAATTGAAGTTGTTTTCTACAGCATATAAAATGTCACCAATGGCTTGTCCGCCTTTAATACGGTTCCATGTGGTATCAATACCTTCAAAAATGTTGTCACTATCTTTTAAGGGATCACCTTTCAGGAATTCAACATACTCTTTTTGAGTGCCGCGCTGGGTTAAATTACCAAACCCTTGACATAAATGCTGACTCCTAGCAATGGCAGCCACTTCGTTGTTAGACATGCCTTTAAGTGGGTAAAAAGTACCTATATCGAAACTAATCATATCACTTTTGTCGGCGGCATCAAATTTGTCTTGTCCGCCATAAAACCAATGGCTCGTATTAAAAAACAAGCGTTTTGGTTGCCAAGCGGTGGTTCTATCTAATTGTTCTGGGAAAGCCGTTTTATCGTTAGCTATCTCAAAGGCTTCAACACTTAGCATGGCCGATCCTGTATGGTGCCCATGGGTCGTACCAGGGCTTCTATGGTCAAAACGGTTTATAATGATATCGGGTTGAAATGTTCTAATGGCTAAAACGACATCGCTTAAAACCATGTCTTTGTCCCATATTTCAAAAGTTTCATCAGGGTGTTTGGAGTAGCCAAAATCGTTGGCTCTTGTAAATAGTTGTTCGCCGCCATCAACACGTCTTGCAGCAAGCAATTCCTGAGTTCTTAAAACACCAAGTAATTCTCTAATATCCGAACCTATTAAATTCTGACCGCCATCACCACGCGTTATAGAAAGGTATGCTGTTCTGGCTTTAATATGATTGGACATGTAGGCGATAAGACGCGTGTTTTCGTCGTCTGGATGTGCCGCAACGTATAAAACAGAACCTAAAAAGTTGAGTTTTTGTATGGATTCGTAAATTTCAGAAGATGAGCTTTTTATCGGTTTTTGTGCGTAGGTAATCAATAGCGTTAGTAAAGCTATGGCTAAAGAAAGGCGTTTTTTATTCATTTTGGTTATAAGCTAAAAAATCAAATATACCAAAGTTGATGCTGCGTTAAAAGGTTTTAGTGTTTCTTTAACGGTTTGGTTTGGGGGAGTTCCAAAGTTCCAAAGTTCCAAAGTTATATTGTTATAAAGTAATAAAGTTACAGAGAAGCAACTTCTAAAAGTTGAACTTGAAACTGAGCTCTTATCCCCTTGAGGACTATCGAGATGGAAACATTGTTTTTATCGAAGATACATGGCGAAGCCAATAGGTGGGGTATAGTTTGTAAGTAAAAAAAAGCTACAAAGCTTCAAAAGCACCTCGACAAGCTCGGTGTGACAAGTTAAAAGTATGGTTGAATTAGAAGATTATTAATCAATAAACAATTATAAATAATCAATTGCTTTAAGTTTTTAAGATAGTATTCAAAAAAAAATCACGGCTAGTAAAAGGACTAACCGTGATTATAATATGAATAAAACTTAATTTAAAAAGACTTATTACCTTTTAATGAAACGTTTTAAAGTTTCGGTACTTCCGTTAGATACTTTAAGTAAGTACATTCCAGATTGTAAACCTCTTAAATCAATTTTTTCAACTCCAAAAGCTTGTGTATTTGAATACACAAATTGGCCTAAAGTGTTATAGATTTCAATTTTTGACGTTTGACTTCCAGATAGTTTAACCATGATAAAATCTGAAGCTGGATTCGGGAATACCGATACAGCAAAGGCGCTATCTTCATCGGTAACTTTATCAGCGGCTTCTTTAGCTGAACCAGCAATTAATTCGAATTCAATCCAATCGATATCAGCACTTTCTCCATCAGCGTTAGAGGTTAACACGATTTCGTTGTTACCTGCGTTTAAAGCAGTGACTAAGCTAGCTCTAGCAAAAGATGAACTTTGAGTAGCAGGAAGTGATAATGTTTGTGAATTCCCATTAAAACTGATATTTACAGAAGGATTCATTGTAGCCTTTCTGGTATATCTAAGTGTTACCGTATAGTTTCCAGAAACAGGCGCGTTAAAGTTCCAGATAATTTGTTTTCCAGCACTGTTTGAAAGGTTTATGGTATTATCAAAATCGGCTGCATCATAATATTTGATAGATCCGTCGTAAGCGATAGTTCCAGCATCGGTCACTTCAATACGTGTAGGCTCTGTTGGTTCTATAATTGAACCTTCAATTGTTGCAGAAGCATAGTTGGAATTGATTGAGCCATTGGCTTTAATCCAATAGAAATATTCTGTATTCGCATCTGCCGTGGCATCTACATAACTTGTAGCAGATACAGCTAGAGTTGCTATACGTACTCTGCCACTTGGATTGGAATCTAAATCTCTGTATAGTTCAATGCTTGTTGGCGCAAAATTGGCGGTCCAATTTAAACTTATAGATGTTTCTCCTGGAGTAGCCGTTAAGCTTATTGCGTTGCTTGGAGCAGCAATCGTTGCTGAAGCCGCATTAGAGTTAAATGCGCCATTTGATTTTATCCAGTAGTAGTAGGTTGTTCCTACAGTAGCTGTATTGTCGGTGTAACTCGTAATATCAACAGAAGCGATATTTGCTAATTTAGTTCTACCAGCAGGATCGGCATCGGTGTCTCTGTATAGTTCGTAGCTTGTTGCGGTTCCTTCAACTAAAGTCCAGTTAAGGTTAATTTCAGTTTCAGTAGCAACGGCGTTAAGTGAAACTACAGGGTCTGCATCTGGCGCAAAAATTGTTGCTGATGCCGCATTAGAGTTAAATGCACCATTTGATTTTATCCAGTAGTAGTAGGTTGTTCCTACAGTAGCTGTATTGTCGGTGTAACTCGTAATATCAACAGAAGCGATATTTGCTAATTTAGTTCTACCAGCAGGATCGGCATCGGTGTCTCTGTATAGTTCGTAGCTTGTTGCGGTTCCTTCAACTAAAGTCCAGTTAAGGTTAATTTCAGTTTCAGTAGCAACGGCGTTAAGTGAAACTACAGGGTCTGCATCTGGCGCAAAAATTGTTGCAGATGCCGCATTAGAGTTAAATGCGCCATTTGATTTTATCCAGTAGTAGTAGGTTGTTCCTACAGTAGCTGTATTGTCGGTGTAACTCGTAATATCAACAGAAGCGATATTTGCTAATTTAGTTCTACCAGCAGGGTCGGCATCGGTGTCTCTGTATAGTTCGTAGCTTATTGCGGTTCCTTCAACTAAAGTCCAGTTAAGGTTAATTTCAGTTTCAGTAGCGACAGCGTTAAGTGAAACAACGGGATCCTCAGGTTGTTCGATCACTAAACCGTATTCTACAGCACCTAAATCTGGTCGAGATCCGCTGTAATCAATTCCTGAAGTAGTTACACCTGCATCAATTAAATTACTGCTTGATTTTAGGTTTAAGAAACCGTTAGAAGTTGGATAGGCATTTGGACCTGGGCTCGTGGTTACAAAGTCATTTGAACTAACCGAAAGGCTTCCATCTACATTAATAAATGCGTTAGGAGCCGAGTAGTTTCCACGAATACGATCGTTTTGTGAGTTTCCAAATGACACGTTGTTTTTCCAAACATGGCTTGCACCATCTCTTGTATGAATGTTATATTCTCCGTTATTATAGGATGTATTGTTTGTAAATTCTATAGTACCAATATTTCCATTGTCTGTAAATCCGTGTTTACCGTTATTAAAGGCAATACAGCGGCGTACAATATGATTTATTTTATGAGCACTAGATCCTAGTTTGAATCCGTTTTTATCACCACCACCGGAAGATCCACCAGTAGTTAACGTACCGTTACTGTGGGCGATACAATCTTCAAATGTCACCACACCAATAGGGCCGGTATCACTTTTAGTGTATAAATCCCAACCATCGTCAATATTGTGGTGGGCCACACATCCACGGAAGGTGTTACCAACTCCACAAGTTAATTTAGCAGCAAAACCATCGGCATCTTCATTATCAGAATCGCGGTTGTTGTAAGCTTCACAATTTAAAATTAAGTTGTGTGAAGGCCAATCGCTAATAGAAGTAGCACTTGTATTGTATCTACTTAACTGTAAACCAGTATCGTGATTTGATCTAAAAATACAACTTTCAATCGTGTTGTAGTTTCCAGAAAGTAGCATGCCGTTGTCACCTGCTTCTTCAATAGTAATACCTTTAAAGTGCCAGTAGTTACCATCTAAAACAATACCACGGTTTGAAGATAACTCCGACTGAGCGGCAAAGCTAAGAACAGGCATACCGTCGTATCCGAATACTTTAATTTTAGAGCTCGAAGACCCGTTTTTAGTGATTACAATGGTAGAAGAGAAGTTGTATTTACCTCCTTTTACATAAATGGTACCTCCGGAAGACACGCTAGAAAGCGCAGATTCAAACGTTTTTGGTGAGTTTATAGTTCCAGAGTTACTTGCAGAACCGTTATTGGCTACGTAAATGGCTGAAGGGTCTGTGGGTGGGTTTTCAGGATCAGGGTCTTCGTCTGCTTTTGGAGTAGTCACTTGCGCAGCATTCGATGAATAATCGTTACTAACTTTTACCCAATAATAATAAGTTGTTTCGGCAGCAGCCGAATTATCGCTGTAGAATCTAGCATCTGGTGCTAAAGTTACAATTTTTGTTCTACCAGCAGGATTAGAGTCGATATCTCTATAGATTTCAAGAGCGTCAACGGTGATATTACTAGCTGTCCAACTTAAGTTCACATTGGTGCCAGAAACAGAAGCACTTAAAGATACGCTAGGATCTCCTGGAGGCGGATTGACAACATCCCCCGTGCTAAGTATCATGTAGTAAAGATTTGCGGTGTCACCTTTTGTGATGGTGTGCGAACCAGCACTTAGTTGTTGCGTTAACTCGCCGCCTGAAACATTAACATTATTGCCATCAATTTTAATGCTTCCAGACCAACCTTCGTTAAAAACAAGGGTTATAGAACCACTTGAAGCTGTATTAAAAGAAATGCTTGTACTAGACTCAATTTTTAAGCATTGTGTTAAGGTTAAACCGGCGTAGTTAACCGTTCCTTTAGAATCGGAAAGGTTTCCAGAAATACTAAATACATTACTACTTGTTCCAGAAGTTGTGAAATTGTGGGTAGTACCTCCAGCTGGCGGTGGCGTTATTATTTCGTCGTCACCGTTTGGTGTTGCCGATTGAGAATTTGATTCAACATTACCATTGGCTTGAACCCAATAGTAGTAAGTCGTTCCGTTATCTACAGAATTATCGGTGTAGCTTGTAGCGCTAGATGATAAATCGGTTAATTTCGTTCTTCCGCTTGTGCTGGAGCTTGTGTTTCTATACACGGTGAAACC
This genomic interval from Tamlana carrageenivorans contains the following:
- a CDS encoding PIG-L family deacetylase, whose protein sequence is MNKKRLSLAIALLTLLITYAQKPIKSSSSEIYESIQKLNFLGSVLYVAAHPDDENTRLIAYMSNHIKARTAYLSITRGDGGQNLIGSDIRELLGVLRTQELLAARRVDGGEQLFTRANDFGYSKHPDETFEIWDKDMVLSDVVLAIRTFQPDIIINRFDHRSPGTTHGHHTGSAMLSVEAFEIANDKTAFPEQLDRTTAWQPKRLFFNTSHWFYGGQDKFDAADKSDMISFDIGTFYPLKGMSNNEVAAIARSQHLCQGFGNLTQRGTQKEYVEFLKGDPLKDSDNIFEGIDTTWNRIKGGQAIGDILYAVENNFNFKNPSEHIPQLVKAYQLLQKADNEHWKIQKSKELIHIIEMCAGLYLEASAETNWATPSEAVKINIEVLNRSDIPMLLLSYETSEKLSVSKNIDLKNNIKYNFEEVLNIKENQQPTTPYWLNKKGSLGMYHVDNKDLIGLPETPRAYNVKFNLLINNVPFSISKDVIQRYSEPDKGELYRPFEIIPEASASITEKVIIFNSNEKRNIQVIVRAGHDNLKGAVEIEHPEGWQVFPKSQPVSIVHKGEEQNFNFTITPPKNGNEGYISPMVFVGNQAYNKELIEIDYSHIPKQTVLLPNETKVVRLDIQKKGKHIAYIQGAGDVVPESLEQIGYEVQFLTPAEISAESLSHFDAVVVGIRAYNTLDDLQFKQQTLFDFVAQGGNMIVQYNTSHRLKVDHIAPYKLTLSRDRVTDENAQVRFLSPKHPVLNYPNKITQKDFEGWTQERGLYFPNGWAKEFTPILEIHDKKESDKKGSLLVAKYGKGYYIYTGLSFFREFPSGVSGAYRLFANMISLGKEDLNQTEK
- a CDS encoding sodium:solute symporter, giving the protein MQTLSWIDWAVLCSTLIAIVAYGTWQTRGSKNVTDYLRGGNTSKWWTIGLSVMATQASAITFLSTPGQAFNDGMGFVQFYFGLPIAMVVICMVFIPLYHRLKVYTAYEFLENRFDLKTRTLAAILFLIQRGLAAGITIFAPAIILSVVLGWDLLTLNIIIGLLVIVYTVSGGTRAVNVTQKHQMVVIFIGMLVAFFLIVDKLPQDITFTKALEIAGASGKMEVLDFSFDLNNRYTFWSGIIGGTFLMLSYFGTDQSQVQRYLSGKSVKEMQLGLIFNGILKIPMQFFILLVGVMVFVFYQFNSSPINFNPTATALVLNSEYAEDFKTLQKEQAQVFDEKQKIIQSFIATPDDTSSNYITIANEAEETIRNEAKVLIDKASQSQGVKVESNDKDYVFIHFILNNLPRGLIGLLLAVILSAAMSSTASELNALGSTTTMDLYKRNTSEKSEEAMVKASKWFTFGWGLIAIGIACVANLAENLIQLVNIIGSIFYGNVLGIFLLAFFFKFVKGNAVFIGALITQIIVIALFLLNQYEYINLPFLWLNFVGCLIVITLACILQSVLPNDKATRTENH
- a CDS encoding T9SS type A sorting domain-containing protein codes for the protein MKKTVFSLAFLLASFLAIAQSVTINEASGWFETATVKWTPVSGADSYNVYYSGQGISNKKIDTQLIRGYGSYYRADVLGLKAGQYTIKVAPVFNGSEGSGATTSNITVKAHDRTGFSFSNGRVPGAYKADGTPKDNAVILYLTENTKNTVSLDVTGASSNPCVGIQTILEGFKKGKDTRPLIIRLIGQVTDMSYMQNGDIVIENSNNASSYITLEGVGDDATADGWGIRIKNATNIEVRNIGTMNCDSGEGDNIGLQQNNQYVWVHNCDFFYGDAGGDSDQAKGDGALDCKKSTYVTFSYNHFWDAGKSNLLGLSENTTEGLYITYHHNWYDHSDSRHPRVRFYSAHVYNNYYDGVAKYGVGSTKGSSVFVEGNYFRNCKYPMLTSMQGSDVYDESEGSNDYSDMPTFSKEDGGTIKAYNNYMTGQKRFVAYGDSNYSGSTTDFDAYVVTSKSQTISSSVKSSYGSNTYNNFDNSSAMYSYTADSPQNAKTNVTTYSGRQEGGDFNFTFNNSVDDTSYDVNSALKSALINYNTKLQYIQGEGSAPVIPTDPTISLTATSGDGSVTLNWSTANLTASGFTVYRNTSSSTSGRTKLTDLSSSATSYTDNSVDNGTTYYYWVQANGNVESNSQSATPNGDDEIITPPPAGGTTHNFTTSGTSSNVFSISGNLSDSKGTVNYAGLTLTQCLKIESSTSISFNTASSGSITLVFNEGWSGSIKIDGNNVNVSGGELTQQLSAGSHTITKGDTANLYYMILSTGDVVNPPPGDPSVSLSASVSGTNVNLSWTASNITVDALEIYRDIDSNPAGRTKIVTLAPDARFYSDNSAAAETTYYYWVKVSNDYSSNAAQVTTPKADEDPDPENPPTDPSAIYVANNGSASNSGTINSPKTFESALSSVSSGGTIYVKGGKYNFSSTIVITKNGSSSSKIKVFGYDGMPVLSFAAQSELSSNRGIVLDGNYWHFKGITIEEAGDNGMLLSGNYNTIESCIFRSNHDTGLQLSRYNTSATSISDWPSHNLILNCEAYNNRDSDNEDADGFAAKLTCGVGNTFRGCVAHHNIDDGWDLYTKSDTGPIGVVTFEDCIAHSNGTLTTGGSSGGGDKNGFKLGSSAHKINHIVRRCIAFNNGKHGFTDNGNIGTIEFTNNTSYNNGEYNIHTRDGASHVWKNNVSFGNSQNDRIRGNYSAPNAFINVDGSLSVSSNDFVTTSPGPNAYPTSNGFLNLKSSSNLIDAGVTTSGIDYSGSRPDLGAVEYGLVIEQPEDPVVSLNAVATETEINLNWTLVEGTAISYELYRDTDADPAGRTKLANIASVDITSYTDNTATVGTTYYYWIKSNGAFNSNAASATIFAPDADPVVSLNAVATETEINLNWTLVEGTATSYELYRDTDADPAGRTKLANIASVDITSYTDNTATVGTTYYYWIKSNGAFNSNAASATIFAPDADPVVSLNAVATETEINLNWTLVEGTATSYELYRDTDADPAGRTKLANIASVDITSYTDNTATVGTTYYYWIKSNGAFNSNAASATIAAPSNAISLTATPGETSISLNWTANFAPTSIELYRDLDSNPSGRVRIATLAVSATSYVDATADANTEYFYWIKANGSINSNYASATIEGSIIEPTEPTRIEVTDAGTIAYDGSIKYYDAADFDNTINLSNSAGKQIIWNFNAPVSGNYTVTLRYTRKATMNPSVNISFNGNSQTLSLPATQSSSFARASLVTALNAGNNEIVLTSNADGESADIDWIEFELIAGSAKEAADKVTDEDSAFAVSVFPNPASDFIMVKLSGSQTSKIEIYNTLGQFVYSNTQAFGVEKIDLRGLQSGMYLLKVSNGSTETLKRFIKR